CTTGTGTGGCAAGGGAAGTTGGCTGAGACAGTATTCGGGTTTGAGACGAGTAAAAGGAAGGTGGCGTTATATAAGGGAACGGAAAAGCGGTGAGAAAGGACCAGAACTTTCATGGAAACGAGAAACTTTCTGGgggaaatctctctctctctctctctctctctctctctctctgtttatataaaagaaagaaatagataAATTAGTATTATAGCTTTTATATTCGTTTGGAGATTCCGCCGCGAAAGGCTCCTTTTATAGAGGAAGAGAACGACTATTTGAAGGGATTACTGAGTCAACTAATTCAGACACAGCACAAAGTGCCCATATTCATAAAGTTTACGTGGAGAGATAACGTGGATCCCACATCGTCTTGCTTCCCCTAATCAAagcatatttttaattttttattcgctaaaattaaatataactttcttttttctattttattgaatttctcTACCCTAAAAACCCTTTACGATTTACCTAAACGGGTTTTACAGACAGTtaaagatgaaataaattattttaaataaaatgttattaaaatattaattttttatattattattattttaataattaaaaaattgaattaaaattataaaaaattaaattatttattatattttatataaatatttaaaaaaaaattataagaataagataaaatgatttcTGATTTCATAAAGGTTCAAGGACACCaatataaattatcttattttagcTGTGTCACTTCATTAATAatcaatataaattattttaaaattaaacaccacctgcTTTTTATAAAGGATCATAACCAAGCTGCGTTGCACAATTTGGTACATGAAAGGTGGGATACGTACTGCGTTGCACAAGCTACACGTGGTTAATGAAGAGACCGGATGCATAGGTTTTTATTTGGAAAGCGAGTGAAGTTATCTTCTTTCAGTAATTGTGTTATGACGTATGAGATGACGCGGCGCTTTAGGAAGGGTGTTTGATTTCTACTTCTTTGGAAATGGCCAAAAGAGATCTGATCCTATGATTGATTGATAGTGGCCGCCGCCTGCTCACTTTTACCACTCCCaacatttaaaatgaaattaattcgGTGATTATTGAACTTTGCTTTTGAAGCAAATTACGTGTCGGACAATCTTGCTTACGTAATCAACTACGTGGCAATcttgtttttaaaacaatttcgtTTAGTGCGGGAACTAAAAGAAGTCAAATTTGGGAGACAAACTGAATCTTATCAAAAGAATTATTTAGGACCGATTTGtttaatagaattttattttatagaattatCTTAAAATACTAATTATTGAAGTTCACGTCTttcttgataattttattattttttgttcacAATTGTtgatatcatattttataaataatttattgaatatATCATTTTAACAAGTGTTATTAGGGAggctaaaaatttaaaatatataacaaaaacaatatatatatatttaaaaaagtttctTGCGGTCTATATTCCTCTTCtcataatatcatataattaaaatgtttaacttctataaataatatgatagtGGTTATtaagaataatgttacatataaatttataatcataGAATAGGTAAACGCCATGTAGTcatctaaaaatataattaagtctattattaaaaaattaatttttatataaattaagtctgtttgggattgagtttgaaagcttaaaaagtatttttaattgtttaaaaactcttttaaagaaaaaatgatatgtctggtaaatttataaaaaaattctttaatcaCCTAGAAAAGCtgaaaatatactttttaaaaaagcaccaaattgaaacttttatcAAAAAACTTCTACAGATAactgtatatttaaaaaaaattaatataactaattttaaaaatactttagagACATgattaccaaacagtaaataacttttttatagtagaacttattatttaagttaaaagttataaattctaaaattataaactatattttttaCCATAATCTCAAACATGCACTTACTATTAcaactattatttttcaattgattAACTACGTTTCACTTGGATTTTTACTAAAGTGAAGAGCCACTTGGACGACATCACCAAATGGCTCTTCAAATCctgaaaaagcaaaaaattCAAACGCGGGCCCATTTGTTTCTGTGTAAATGGGCCTCTGTATATATCACAGCTCAATCCTGAAAAGCCGGCCGACACATACCTAGATTTACCGTTCACTTTTGCATATTGTAATACCGTGTGCAAGACAGTGACAGAAAAAAGAGTCTCCTGCTTTGGaaatggcatattcttgtgagaTATAAGCATGATGAAGgttgatttctttttctcagGGCAGAACTCTTATCTTCTAGCAATCATGCTTAAACGtcaaaattcatgcatgtaccaaaaactgacaGCCATCACTCGAAAAGGAGATTGCAATTTGCAGATATATCATGACAACAATAGTAACCCACATAGGGCATTTCAGAATTTCAATTTGTTGGATCATAACTAATCTTTGGGATTGTTGCTGCTTGTTCACGTTGCTTCCTTTATTAATCCTGCATGTAAAATGATTTGGAAACCGAATACTTGCTATAAGATTTCAATCCACAGCTTTCAATGTAATTGCAGCTAACAATGACACCAGCATTAATTGGCGTAGGAATTCCCTAAAACATGTCTAAGAATGATACCTCATTGAGCAGGCATCCTTGGATAAACCCTTTCAAAGAACGACTATATTACATTATCCCAGCAAATATCGCTGCCATTATATCACACTCCATTGATATAtgatctctcccttaaatctcTTACGGCGAGTGATGAGCTTAAATTCCATTGAAGGTGCTAGAGGAAGTTAGCTACTGGAATGCAGATAGAAGCAGTCTGGGAATAGAGGGTACCTAAAGATTTGAGAGAACCTAATCCCAAAACACTATAGTGAAAAAGGATTTGCACAGCTGACCAATTGGTTGTGCAATGCTTCATTGAATTGCCTCGAATTTGCAACAGCAGTAAGATTGCTTCAAAACAAATTGAATTAGTAATGATAGCACGTACGTGGAGTACTGAAGTCTAAAAGAGGATTGTGCTCTCTCTCTATTAACCCTCTCTTACATACATACTACGGTACCCTTTTAGACATAATCAGACCACTCGTGTGAAGTATGGTAACTAGGAATATGATCATTGGCCTTGCCTCGAACCAATGTAGCAGGGCAACTGCAGTAGTTCTTGATGTCACTTCCTTCAACACCACCGAACCAGCGCCAATCTTGGCACCCTCCCCAGTTTTCACATTCCCTAACACATTGGTCCCTGCTCCTATCAACACCACATCTCCAATCGTTGGGTGCCTGTCCCCATTATCCTTGCCAGTCCCTCCCAAAGTCACGTTATGGAAAATTGACACATTATTGCCTATCACCACCGCCTCTCTGATCGCAACCCCCGTCGCATGATCAAGTAGAATCCCACGTCGACTCTTCACCCCGGGATGAATGTCCACTGCAAACTTTCTGTCTATTAGCCCAATTCTGAGCTCCATGGCACAAGCCTCATTAAAAATccactaaaaaaatcataacgAATCCTTGTGGGCCAGGTCGGTATCAGGTCAGGCCTCACGATAATAAACCGGTCTCCACAAACCCCACAGACAGAAAGTTCCCGAGTACAAGCCTCTGCTCCATGGCCTGTGCCCCGGGATGAATGTCCACTGCAAACAGCCCAGAAGCTTTCTTTGCAACAAGCTAAAAATGTTGAGGCCTGGCATCCTTGGATGATAATAAAAGGTGATACCTTCGGAAGATCATTGCAGAATCAGATAGCTCAACAGAGTAGTCACTGGAAACAGTTAGGGTCAGAACTATGGCATGGGAATAGATTTAACAGGGCAAAACTGGCCAATCAGGATCTACAAGAACATTTCCcgattatttaaaaaagaactgaactgaacttgactccATTATTCTCAATTGTCTGAGAAACGAAGGATTCACTCTACTTCAAGTAGTAATCATGTACATATTATCTAGTTGCAAAAAACTTTTCGAAATGATCAGTCTTCACTTCAATACGTATGAAAATTAGATTTTACAGTGCCAGGAATCAAAAGCCCTTATATTTTTCTTCACACCAAGTTCTTTAATATCATACCTCGCTCCCTTCCTCAAGTTTCATTTTTTGCAACAATATGGAAACCAACCAACATTAAGAAATATACCTTGTCTAAATCTGCACCGCAGATGAGCGACGAAGTATTCGGAGTCTCAGAACCTTCAACTAAACCATCGACAATTAGTGTTAATTTGCATCTGCTGATTGATAAACTGCTGCAGAGAAAATATATTACTTTCGTGTACCACATTTTATAAGCAACCGAGCATAGCAATTGCTTTCATGTCCATATTTAACTTTCGAGTCCAAGAACGAAAAATCCAAATGTTTTATGAGGCTCAATTCAGCTAAAAGTTGGGGAAACGAAAAAAACCCCTCATTTTTTTGCAAgtatgagagaaaaataaaatcaaaagggCAAGAGATAAAAACCTTAAAGGTTGTGGATTCAAACCCAACGAGGATTTCTAGGGATTTCAACACTTCTTAAGCAGCATAAACACTAGTAGATGGAAGTGAGGATTTAAGGGCGTTGAGCATTAAGGTTTTAACAGAGCAGAAAGGAAGAGAAGAGAGTTGATTTGAAAGGAAATGGAGAAGAATTTGACAGTGGAATGGGAGGAATTACGGTTGCAGAGAATGAAATAACTCCCATTGAAGAAAGCTCTTTCTTTTGTGATAATGGGGCAGAACCTCTCCTCGATCCGCAATTGTTGCGCTTCCTGGCGTGATCAGTTGGTgaatctgtgtttttttttttaacagtttTTTTTGAACGAAGCTCAagcattttttctatttctggttaataaaaatatgtgtttgtaaGAAGCCCTTAGAGCCAAAAGTCCAAAAAAGCCATCAACCTTGGGCTTAATTACTTGTGTGTCCTAAATCAAAGGCCCCACCATAATTTCCAGATGGCGGCAGCGGCGGTATCACTTGTGATGAACTACCAAAATACAAAATGTTGAGTACTCATATATTAGCTATTAGCATAATTATATGGGCTTTGCTACACAGTCGGAAAATATAGTCggtgtgcagtcggctgtacggaatgaataaaaaaaaattataaaaaaattattttatattcaggggacctacatgaattataaaaagttataaaaataatttttttttcatgtaggtcccgtattaattttttttttgcagccgactgcatttcccgactgcacaaatcatttctgtaattatatatctagatCAAGTCCTTCCTAGTCCAGTTCAAAGCAGTACTTTCAGTTTAGTGCTGGAAAGAggatttacaaaaagaaaagtactagtgagaagagagagagagagagacttcgGATGCCAttcatgatctatatatatctgCATCTGCATGCAGATCACCATGATCatgtaaataatatttcaccTAGATCTCAAAAAGAacacgaaaaaagaaaaaatgttaaaaatcgAGTATGGGACACTAATTCTCGTCTACTTCTTCGATCGCATTTTTCTTCCAAGCATATCTATATAGATCGATAACTCGTCTTTTAAACtagaaattaaagcatatatgCAACCcttgaaattaatatatatatagggtggTCATGTGGTGTAAAATGGACAGGTTTTAAAAGGAAAGTGGGCACCTCAACTTGCGCGTGAACTGTCCGAGAAACACTCTtattaatttcaagttttgCACCCAAGAGCCAAAAAAACCAACTCTCAACGCTCATGGAAAGACTGTGTTGAGTGTTccaatatactatatatcacGTTTTAAAATGTGAGGGGCCTTTCTTTTTCAGTTTCATCAGCTAATAGATCAAGCATAACCGCTCTTTTCACTTCTGAGTTCTCTTTTATTACTCACTAATAAAGGGATAAAAACCACCTTTCTGCGTGATCTGAAAGCCAAAGGAACTCTCCCTTAATTATCTTCTTAATAATGGGATAAAGCCACCTTTGAATCAAAATACAATCATAGAGTCTCTTTGAATTCTTTCTAGTATAAACTTCTCTCATGAGCACCATCTTTGCACTTCTCCTTCTACAATAACTGCAGCACttgttttatagtttttgcATACAGTACGTAGAATGATATATGCTTGATGTTCTGAGAGTTGGGAATCTCATAACTCTTTTAAGGATATTGCAAGAGACGCTCCCACATTTATTGTTCTCGCCTCTTTCACACCCCTCCAACTCCAAAGCTTCTAACTCTCATATTCAGAGAAGTCCGCAGGGAAAATAACaatatttggatagtgagaagAAGATGATATTTTCTGGTGGAATTGCTTGTGTTCTGGTTTTATCTCTTCTTTCGGGTGGTGGAGCACTTTAAGCACTTTGACATTGCAGAATCAGAGATATCCAGGAACAATAATGCTAAAGCTAAGTGAAAAGCTCATAGGGCTGTCTGTTTTTAGTTCTTTTGTCGTTGTCTTCTTGGTGGTTTTGGTCGATATTCAAGCGGGTTTTGTCGAAGGTGACGTGTATGGCAAGAATTATATAAGTTGGGAAGATCTGAAGGTAGATGAGCATGAGGCAGGATTGACCACTAGAGATGCTACATACGAAAAAAGTCGGATTATCATGGTCGACAAGAATGGTGGGGGAGATTCTCTGACGGTTCAGGGAGCAGTTGATATGGTTCCAGAGCTTAATACACAAAGagtgaaaatatttattcaCCCAGGAATATACAGGTAATACAGAATTGTTTTGGCAGTTTTAGATGCAGAATCAGCGTGTACTCTCTGTCACTGCAATGTGGAACTTCTTTATAGGCCATTATTCGGTGATTTCCTTGAAAATTATTAGAATCGGaggaaaaattttgtttatctCGTTTCTCTGTCAGTTTCATCTCGAGCATTCGTTTGTTTTTGTTCCATGCTTCAAGAGAACCGCCAAAATTCGATTTTGAGTTCTGCACTTTTTTAGGGTAATAGTTTGTGTTATTCGGGGGTTGAGTAGGAAAAAGTAGTGGCTACGTGGGTGCTAGTGGTTATAAGCggattgttctctctctctctctctcaaccaacTTGTTATTTTGGCCTTTGGTTTCCAAAACTAATTGACCACACCGATGGAAATTTTGCATCTAAAAGAGCTGCAAATCTTCTGTGTTTTGAGTAATATTCTACAGACAAATGGTATAATGAACTTAACTTATGGTttgttatttgaatttttattttcatgcgaaatttacaatttaatgtGAATCGAAACATATTACATTTTGTTTGTATCTTTCTGCAGAGAGAAGGTCTTCGTGCCAAATTCCAAGCCATATATTTCATTCATTGGTGACCAGAATCGAACGTCCGATACCATAATTACTTGGAACAATAAAGCATCCGATAAAGATCGTAACGGAGTTCAACTCGGAACCTATAGATCGGCTTCTGTAGCCGTAGAATCCGATTACTTCTGCGCAACAGGAATCACTTTTGAGGTGACAGCAAATTGTTGTACAAAGTCACAACAGGAAATAAAAAGAcattatgcatgcatgcattttgagTTATTTCTGTTTTCAGCAATCAAGTTACTCATTTATGTGTAATCTCATGGGGTAACCGCAGAACACGGTAATTGCTGTGCCAGGAGGATATGGAATGCAAGCAGTAGCACTCAGAATAGCTGGTGATAAAGCAGTGTTCTACAAAGTCAGAATTTTGGGGACGCAGGACACTCTCTTGGATGACACTGGATCACACTACTTCTATCAGTGTCATATTCAAGGAAGTGTAGACTTCATATTTGGAACGTCGAGATCACTCTATCAGGTAAAATTGCTTAGCATCATGATTTTGTGCAGAGAATCCATGTTTAAGCTGCAAGAGCTAAATCAATCTAGGAAAAGATCATTACTTTTTCTGGCCAACTCTTTGGTGTTTCCTTTATGATTCTAATTGCTGAAATGGGTTTCTGGAAACAGGAATGCGTGATTGAATCGATAGCTAAGAATTGGGGGGCAATTGCAGCTCATCACAGGGATTCACCTAACGAAAATACTGGGTTTTCGTTTGTAAACTGCAACATTACTGGAACTGGCAGCATTCTTTTGGGAAGAGCTTGGGGAAACTATTCGAGAGCAGTCTACTCATATTGCAATATGGATGATATCGTAACTTCCTCAGGATGGAGTGACTGGAAACACCCATCCAGGCAGAAGTATAGTCTAAGTGACTAAATAATTATCTTTCTGGAATACCAATTTTCCTTGTAGATATTACAGAGATCTGACTGTGAAACTGAATTCTGAACATGCAGGACGGTGGTGTTTGGGGAATACGAGTGCAGGGGCAGAGGAGCAAATACGACAGGTCGTGTGTCATGGTCCAAGTCTTTCAGTTACGAGGAAGTTAGGCCTTTCCTAgacaagaaattcataagtGGAGAACAATGGCTTAGACTTTAGCGCTTGCTTCTCTCACATAGCTTGCCCATTTctttatcatttctctattatatATTCATCCTCCTATATCACGGATTCTTCATTTCCTAAAGATTAGAAACAGCGAAAGGTACagcagtttttatttttctcttatttccccccccccccccccccccccccccctttttttctgTTATAAAGGTAGAAACAACGGGTTCATCAACATTGTGTATGCTAAAACTGTATCTATTTACATTGTGATATCAATATGTATCCTTGAATCTAAATTTACTAGTTGTTTGGTGTTGCTGCAAGTTATGGGAATAGATACGAAATCAATGGTTATACCGTGTGTGCTTATTTATATGTGCGTGGATGCAGAAAAGAGAACAGAGAAAAGAATGTTTCCAGCGCGAGTCAAATAAACGTTTGAGCCGTCCAAAAGAAGacagaacaaaagaaacaaaaaagtaatTTCGACTTTATGGCAGTCTTCAAATCTGTTGGTACAAGGTACAAGATGCACACAAGTGAATCAATCTGATTCATTTTGGAGTTGCTTCTAAGGGAAGGAGTTAATATTCTAAATACACTCGAGAAAATCCGATAACCACCATAAAATTCTAAGCCTCAAACCTGTACACCTACAAAGGCTACAGAGTCGGGTCCGAATGCAATGAGCTTTCCCTACACCCGTGTAACTATTTACAAGCATCCAAACAACCGACCCAAGCAGTCAAAACTAGCCAACTATACGGTCACCATCCACCATCACAAATTAAGGCACATAGCTCCTATTGAACACCTTATGCTGCCAGTTCCATTAGTTCTGCTTTACAATTCTGCCCAGAAATCACAAAATCCTGGGTGTCGTCACCATTCTCATCATCATTGTCATATTTGTCATCGGCGTCATTACCTTGTGCATCATCTACATTATTACAACGGCCTTTCATGCCATCAACCCCAGTTCCCTTGTCATTTAATGATGATGACTTCTTATCAATGACCCTTTCCGTATCTTCAGGAAGGCCATCAGTGTTTATAACTGCAGTTAATTCGAGCTTTTCATCTTCAG
This Carya illinoinensis cultivar Pawnee chromosome 11, C.illinoinensisPawnee_v1, whole genome shotgun sequence DNA region includes the following protein-coding sequences:
- the LOC122281295 gene encoding pectinesterase QRT1-like; the encoded protein is MLKLSEKLIGLSVFSSFVVVFLVVLVDIQAGFVEGDVYGKNYISWEDLKVDEHEAGLTTRDATYEKSRIIMVDKNGGGDSLTVQGAVDMVPELNTQRVKIFIHPGIYREKVFVPNSKPYISFIGDQNRTSDTIITWNNKASDKDRNGVQLGTYRSASVAVESDYFCATGITFENTVIAVPGGYGMQAVALRIAGDKAVFYKVRILGTQDTLLDDTGSHYFYQCHIQGSVDFIFGTSRSLYQECVIESIAKNWGAIAAHHRDSPNENTGFSFVNCNITGTGSILLGRAWGNYSRAVYSYCNMDDIVTSSGWSDWKHPSRQKTVVFGEYECRGRGANTTGRVSWSKSFSYEEVRPFLDKKFISGEQWLRL